In Vagococcus hydrophili, one DNA window encodes the following:
- a CDS encoding DUF916 and DUF3324 domain-containing protein: protein MIKKKGFLSFLVIVIGVLFLSNTSTAADTTVKNSGKGADFGVSVIYPDNQFKETGQSGYFDLRVKPGDKQTIKIKVNNISKKEINVQAKLNRGMTNDNGLLDYSLDKKKDTQKLEDNINFYKIASIKEEKIKVPANASKEVSIDLEIPKDEFRGTVLGGVYFTQTDELSKEDQKRQVVNAFAYAVPIVLKESDETIKNKMSLGKVEPNLRNYHPYIEAELINESSALIKSLKVEGRITDKKAKEDIYVKKEEKLQMAPNSNFKFGFDMKDTATVPGDYHLKMKIEADGQPYEFEKDFKITKDQAKKINEDSVYLTKEDNNKWLIIALVVGGVVLLIIIVVVILLVRKNKKAKKKTSKKKSSSQKKSNNKKEHSKKGSSSSKKGKSSSEGKRKKHK from the coding sequence ATGATAAAGAAAAAAGGGTTTTTAAGTTTCCTAGTAATAGTCATCGGAGTTTTATTCTTGTCAAACACTAGCACAGCAGCTGATACCACCGTAAAAAATAGTGGAAAAGGTGCTGATTTTGGAGTTTCTGTGATATATCCTGATAATCAATTTAAGGAAACAGGACAAAGTGGCTATTTTGATTTAAGAGTTAAACCGGGAGATAAGCAAACCATAAAGATAAAGGTTAATAATATTTCTAAAAAGGAAATCAATGTTCAAGCAAAGCTAAATCGTGGTATGACTAATGATAACGGTTTACTAGATTATAGTTTAGATAAGAAAAAAGATACTCAAAAATTAGAAGACAATATCAACTTTTATAAAATAGCATCAATTAAAGAAGAAAAAATCAAAGTACCTGCCAATGCTTCAAAAGAAGTTAGTATTGACTTAGAAATTCCTAAAGATGAATTTAGAGGAACTGTTTTAGGCGGTGTGTATTTTACTCAAACGGATGAATTATCAAAAGAAGATCAGAAAAGACAGGTAGTTAATGCATTTGCTTATGCTGTGCCGATTGTTTTGAAAGAATCTGATGAGACTATAAAGAATAAAATGTCATTAGGAAAAGTAGAACCTAATCTACGTAATTATCATCCCTATATTGAAGCTGAATTAATTAATGAATCTTCAGCGCTTATTAAAAGTTTAAAAGTAGAAGGTCGAATTACTGATAAAAAAGCAAAAGAAGATATTTATGTAAAAAAAGAAGAAAAACTACAAATGGCACCCAATAGTAATTTTAAATTCGGTTTTGATATGAAGGACACAGCAACGGTTCCTGGTGATTATCATTTAAAAATGAAGATAGAAGCAGATGGGCAACCATACGAATTTGAAAAAGATTTTAAAATTACTAAAGACCAAGCTAAAAAAATAAATGAGGATTCTGTTTACCTGACTAAAGAAGATAATAACAAATGGCTAATAATTGCTTTAGTTGTGGGTGGTGTGGTTCTCTTAATTATCATTGTTGTCGTAATTCTTTTAGTTAGAAAAAATAAAAAAGCTAAAAAGAAAACATCTAAGAAAAAATCAAGTAGTCAGAAAAAAAGTAACAACAAAAAAGAACATTCTAAAAAAGGTTCTTCTTCAAGTAAAAAAGGAAAAAGCAGTAGCGAAGGTAAGCGTAAGAAACATAAATAA
- a CDS encoding DUF916 and DUF3324 domain-containing protein, with product MRKKVKYFNMVLMNSLFFIFFFQGTLVEAGNNLITVYPVLPTNQIDKKLSYFDLKVKPGDEQKLDLILQNNDTKDKNLELEINPATTGASGNIVYTATNESKEKDTKVMTLPDIAKVKPKLKVKAGEEKKVTIEMKVPNTSFEGIILGGINIKEEAEKNEEVTTNAGLSPKFSHSIAIQLREGDKLPDPNIELKDVSAISEYGKNRVTLQLENTTPVLIDHLTYQAFVRKVGSKEVLIHEEQKDYRLAPNSMFDFKMDWNQDEIKAGHYLLNLVVTENKIKKDWSFEKEFIVSEEDANKFNAESVNAIRKKKKTKIIVVILVLVISALVAVTIYLFLKSSKKKSGRS from the coding sequence ATGAGAAAAAAAGTGAAATATTTCAATATGGTTTTAATGAATAGTCTGTTTTTCATATTCTTCTTTCAAGGAACCTTGGTAGAAGCAGGGAATAATCTGATTACAGTTTATCCGGTACTACCGACGAATCAAATAGATAAAAAATTATCTTATTTTGATTTGAAAGTTAAACCCGGAGATGAACAAAAATTAGATCTTATCTTACAAAATAACGATACAAAAGATAAGAATTTAGAGTTAGAAATTAATCCTGCAACAACGGGTGCTTCTGGCAATATTGTTTATACTGCTACTAATGAATCAAAAGAGAAAGATACGAAAGTAATGACCTTACCAGATATTGCAAAAGTGAAACCAAAACTTAAAGTAAAAGCTGGCGAGGAAAAAAAAGTAACGATCGAAATGAAAGTACCTAACACATCTTTTGAAGGAATTATACTGGGCGGCATAAACATAAAAGAAGAAGCAGAGAAAAATGAAGAGGTCACGACTAACGCAGGACTAAGTCCTAAGTTTAGTCATTCCATAGCGATTCAATTAAGAGAAGGAGATAAATTACCAGACCCTAATATCGAGCTAAAAGATGTGAGTGCGATATCTGAATATGGTAAAAATCGAGTGACTCTTCAGTTGGAAAATACCACACCTGTTTTGATTGATCATTTAACGTATCAGGCTTTCGTTCGTAAAGTCGGCAGTAAAGAAGTGTTGATTCATGAAGAGCAAAAAGACTACCGATTAGCGCCTAATTCGATGTTTGATTTTAAAATGGATTGGAATCAAGATGAAATCAAAGCAGGGCATTATTTGTTAAATCTAGTAGTCACTGAGAATAAAATTAAGAAAGACTGGTCTTTTGAAAAAGAATTTATTGTTTCAGAAGAAGATGCTAATAAGTTTAATGCTGAGTCGGTCAATGCTATACGAAAAAAGAAAAAAACAAAAATAATTGTTGTGATACTTGTGTTAGTCATTAGTGCACTTGTTGCTGTAACTATTTATTTGTTTTTAAAATCATCAAAGAAAAAGAGTGGAAGGAGTTGA
- a CDS encoding prealbumin-like fold domain-containing protein, giving the protein MKKLNLLLTFLIGMSCLLFVNSTTVSAQSVHDELNDVRKNGNHKTDKIMDEFKVSEVKKDGSLKEFKSRETVMNDTKIQVKWGFNTDNKYEKNDVLTYKIPEGISLERDYSGDLRDTSDTSTEAKEPTRETNASFFMSKESRTISIIFNKKTPAVNQDYNVTFETRLYYPDPDAAMLKELEWNTKNGDKIFYLNVPFSGTIKKSEEDSLILVDNTGQETDYMPKKAKMKKKVNNYQVVSTYQGQYDYGFGFDRTMVTGNKTIGVEINKSSIKLEAQSITASGKPIGEKETLKEGIDYKFEKDDRVIFLHDFNKVIYVTYEADFDYSKFEAADYNRDRFTTGFRSNAIGNDKNLPEEIQTFTDRYENYYWWIDFNLKKADQRKFLKFEEEYQKLSDPRSNLTFRKSDEPIHEFKLFVNLNKDLLRKNTKILIELDNQPKDVNEEQVFMNEVKGAPIYSYDVAVTEEGEVTLNDYNKRKESKDWKIEGDSSGHKLYLTYVGEDTDQSIGLSVPVGRSSRFGRWNFDQPGKASVVDSKGKTWIDKFRLDNVPDGENGVALWSNLFAVGLDQISISSTVNKIYMPLDKVEYTFREKAELKDVRSISIKNTGYGKKENEAETLEQGKDFKVNIDKNVVTITFLTEVKGRISIGYNLEYKMEKEDISISYTIAMIPKDGSPKRQLWSGGGVPGVWLSDSAVFFSKHNAVYKGADDEKIMFDGNKPINEGMYVINPRAREYTLKNYKIGDASNTKLKFGNQLKIYRLNRPLKNGETFNSVINEDTSTEILPTDKDYPKIETPSNSTGYEIMFTFNQEIKTPIAIRFGAEKENYYDQTTASVSDATEYEGNYHTDSTKGRIDFTTKLKAHFIAEKSTKYTEMINVSLKVPAMENAFIKKDTNFVINANLNNADIYNAKIILKDADGNIIPSSDVDVMGDVSIINNHRIIIKVNKDLHKGLDMVIPVVYRTSGDKIFTADKIYEELTRDEKPSEAYREPAKLTGQNTVNIDVSEATGTGSITIRKVVIKVIDSVTKKPISGAGFEISDGTDKMTTKLSGENGLIDAGGLLLREYNLENTVTPDYYLKGKDQKFTVKKQDVNEVLVELDPYSIVNVHFTYPDKTILDEVNPKIIELKQAPNKVVDLTKIDLVKNELNHLKENYPMYRYISFDKGIGEGDETKYKVASGKQDVYFYYQGVMSIDATKEMVFEDGINRKKKQTLKYLDDNPFELVVQDFRQSKSASLEPSMLRGNFKINASLTKPFRLNDDPNKELTDAELFYNNGDKRLPLNGKGSEILSMKQSAEDPAKKEFKFILDKKDDNKSFEVDVTPDRVSKNQYYQGEVSFELVQGP; this is encoded by the coding sequence ATGAAAAAGTTAAATCTACTACTGACATTTTTAATAGGAATGAGTTGTTTGCTTTTTGTTAATTCAACAACCGTCTCAGCTCAATCTGTACATGATGAACTGAATGATGTCCGAAAAAATGGAAACCATAAGACTGACAAGATAATGGACGAGTTTAAAGTGTCGGAAGTAAAAAAAGATGGTTCACTAAAAGAATTTAAATCGCGAGAAACCGTGATGAATGATACAAAGATCCAAGTGAAGTGGGGCTTTAACACAGATAATAAATATGAAAAAAATGATGTGTTGACCTACAAAATCCCAGAAGGTATTTCTTTAGAAAGAGATTATTCTGGTGATTTAAGAGATACTAGTGATACAAGTACTGAGGCAAAAGAACCAACTAGAGAAACCAATGCTAGTTTTTTTATGAGTAAAGAATCTCGAACGATTAGTATTATTTTCAATAAAAAAACACCAGCAGTTAATCAAGATTACAATGTAACCTTTGAAACTCGTCTTTATTATCCAGATCCTGATGCAGCGATGTTAAAAGAGTTAGAGTGGAATACAAAAAATGGTGATAAGATTTTTTATTTGAATGTTCCTTTTAGTGGGACGATAAAAAAATCAGAAGAAGATAGTCTTATCTTAGTTGATAATACGGGGCAAGAAACAGATTACATGCCAAAAAAGGCAAAAATGAAAAAGAAGGTAAATAATTATCAAGTAGTTTCCACGTATCAAGGACAGTATGACTATGGATTTGGGTTTGATCGAACTATGGTCACAGGTAATAAAACGATAGGTGTGGAAATTAATAAATCATCCATTAAACTTGAAGCACAGTCTATTACAGCCAGTGGGAAACCCATAGGAGAAAAAGAAACCTTAAAAGAAGGAATCGATTATAAGTTTGAAAAAGATGATCGCGTTATTTTTTTACACGATTTTAATAAAGTAATCTATGTTACATATGAAGCAGATTTTGATTACAGTAAATTTGAAGCAGCCGATTATAATCGGGATCGATTCACTACAGGGTTCAGAAGTAATGCAATAGGAAATGATAAGAATTTACCTGAAGAGATTCAAACATTTACTGATCGATATGAAAACTATTATTGGTGGATAGACTTTAATTTAAAAAAAGCAGATCAACGTAAATTTTTAAAGTTTGAGGAAGAATATCAAAAATTGAGTGATCCACGAAGTAATCTAACATTTCGAAAAAGTGATGAACCAATACACGAATTTAAATTATTTGTTAATCTAAATAAAGATTTGTTGAGAAAAAATACTAAAATTTTAATCGAATTGGATAATCAACCTAAGGATGTTAATGAAGAACAAGTTTTTATGAATGAAGTTAAAGGGGCTCCTATCTATAGTTACGATGTGGCGGTGACAGAAGAAGGAGAAGTGACTCTTAACGATTATAATAAACGAAAAGAAAGTAAAGATTGGAAAATTGAAGGTGATTCTTCAGGGCATAAATTATATTTAACTTATGTTGGAGAGGATACTGATCAAAGTATTGGACTAAGTGTTCCAGTAGGACGTTCAAGTCGTTTCGGAAGATGGAATTTTGATCAGCCAGGAAAAGCAAGTGTGGTTGACTCTAAAGGAAAAACTTGGATAGATAAATTCCGACTTGATAATGTTCCGGATGGAGAAAATGGTGTTGCATTATGGTCTAATTTGTTTGCTGTTGGACTCGATCAAATATCAATAAGCTCTACAGTTAATAAAATCTATATGCCTTTAGATAAAGTTGAATATACTTTTAGAGAAAAAGCTGAATTAAAGGATGTTCGCTCGATTAGTATTAAAAATACAGGTTATGGAAAAAAAGAAAATGAGGCTGAAACTTTAGAACAAGGTAAGGATTTTAAGGTTAATATAGATAAAAATGTCGTAACTATCACTTTCCTAACTGAAGTTAAAGGACGCATTTCTATTGGCTATAATTTGGAATATAAGATGGAGAAAGAAGATATATCTATCTCTTACACGATTGCTATGATACCAAAAGATGGTTCGCCTAAAAGACAACTATGGTCAGGTGGCGGGGTCCCAGGTGTTTGGTTATCAGATAGTGCTGTATTCTTTAGTAAGCATAATGCTGTTTATAAAGGAGCTGATGACGAAAAGATTATGTTCGATGGTAATAAGCCAATTAATGAAGGAATGTATGTTATTAATCCAAGAGCGAGAGAATATACATTGAAAAATTATAAAATTGGTGATGCATCAAACACGAAATTGAAATTTGGAAATCAGTTAAAAATTTATCGCTTGAATCGTCCATTAAAAAATGGAGAGACCTTTAATTCAGTTATAAATGAGGACACGAGTACAGAAATATTACCTACAGATAAAGATTATCCTAAAATAGAAACACCTTCTAATTCAACGGGTTATGAAATAATGTTTACGTTTAATCAGGAGATAAAAACACCAATAGCTATTAGATTTGGTGCTGAAAAAGAAAACTACTATGACCAAACAACCGCATCTGTGAGTGATGCTACCGAATACGAAGGAAACTATCATACAGATAGTACCAAAGGTAGAATTGATTTTACAACAAAACTCAAGGCTCATTTTATTGCTGAAAAAAGCACAAAATATACTGAGATGATTAATGTCTCACTAAAAGTACCTGCAATGGAAAATGCTTTTATTAAGAAAGATACTAATTTTGTTATAAACGCCAATCTAAATAATGCGGATATCTATAATGCTAAGATTATTCTAAAAGATGCAGATGGTAATATTATTCCTTCATCAGATGTAGACGTTATGGGCGATGTCTCTATAATCAATAATCATCGAATCATCATCAAAGTGAATAAAGATCTCCATAAGGGACTTGATATGGTGATTCCTGTAGTGTATCGGACCTCAGGAGATAAGATATTTACAGCAGATAAAATTTATGAAGAACTTACTCGTGATGAGAAACCTAGCGAAGCATACCGAGAACCCGCAAAACTCACTGGTCAAAACACGGTCAATATCGATGTATCAGAAGCAACGGGTACAGGATCGATTACCATTAGAAAAGTAGTTATTAAAGTAATCGATAGTGTTACTAAAAAACCAATATCTGGTGCTGGCTTTGAAATCAGTGATGGCACAGATAAAATGACAACTAAATTAAGTGGTGAGAATGGATTAATTGATGCTGGTGGTCTTCTTTTAAGAGAGTATAATTTGGAGAATACAGTGACACCTGATTACTACTTAAAAGGAAAAGATCAGAAGTTTACAGTGAAAAAACAAGATGTGAATGAGGTTCTAGTCGAACTAGATCCCTACTCCATTGTTAATGTTCACTTTACTTATCCTGATAAAACTATTTTAGATGAGGTTAATCCTAAAATAATTGAACTCAAACAAGCACCAAATAAGGTGGTCGATTTAACAAAAATTGATCTTGTCAAAAATGAGTTAAATCATTTAAAAGAGAATTACCCAATGTATCGCTACATCAGTTTTGATAAAGGGATTGGTGAAGGGGATGAAACGAAGTATAAAGTGGCAAGCGGTAAGCAAGACGTGTACTTCTACTATCAAGGTGTGATGTCGATTGATGCGACCAAAGAAATGGTGTTTGAAGATGGGATTAACCGCAAAAAAAAACAAACACTCAAGTATCTTGATGACAATCCTTTTGAATTAGTTGTACAAGACTTCAGACAGTCTAAGTCAGCTTCTTTAGAGCCTAGTATGCTACGTGGTAATTTCAAAATTAATGCGTCACTAACTAAACCATTTAGGTTGAATGATGACCCAAACAAAGAATTAACAGATGCTGAATTATTTTACAATAATGGAGATAAAAGATTGCCTTTAAATGGTAAAGGTAGTGAAATATTATCCATGAAGCAATCAGCAGAGGATCCAGCTAAAAAAGAATTTAAATTTATCTTAGATAAAAAAGATGATAATAAGTCATTTGAAGTAGATGTTACTCCAGATAGAGTGAGTAAAAATCAATACTATCAAGGTGAAGTTTCATTTGAATTAGTGCAAGGTCCGTAA
- a CDS encoding TIGR00730 family Rossman fold protein, whose translation MKKIAIYCGASTGKDSIYEEHTKKIGQWMLANHYDLVYGGGAVGLMGIIADTIIEGKGKTIGVMPTFLADRELSHNGLDELIIVEDMHERKKKMIDLSDAYIALPGGPGTLEEISEVISWGRIGEHQNPCIFYNVNGYYNLLAAFFDTMIENQFLTQTDRDKILFSDSLDEIKHFIENYEPPVIRQYRK comes from the coding sequence ATGAAAAAAATAGCTATATATTGTGGTGCAAGCACAGGTAAGGATTCAATTTATGAAGAACATACTAAAAAGATTGGTCAGTGGATGCTAGCTAATCATTATGATTTAGTTTACGGCGGTGGTGCTGTTGGTCTAATGGGTATTATTGCTGACACGATCATTGAAGGTAAAGGGAAAACAATTGGGGTGATGCCAACTTTTTTAGCTGATCGTGAATTATCACATAATGGTCTTGATGAGCTGATTATTGTAGAAGACATGCATGAGAGAAAGAAAAAAATGATTGACCTTTCAGATGCTTACATCGCTCTACCTGGTGGACCAGGTACTTTAGAAGAAATTTCAGAAGTCATTTCTTGGGGACGCATTGGCGAACATCAAAACCCTTGTATTTTTTATAATGTGAATGGTTATTATAATTTACTAGCCGCATTTTTTGACACAATGATTGAAAACCAATTTTTAACCCAAACCGACCGAGATAAAATTTTATTCTCTGATTCACTAGATGAAATTAAGCATTTCATCGAAAATTATGAACCACCAGTGATTAGACAGTATAGAAAATAG
- a CDS encoding MazG nucleotide pyrophosphohydrolase domain-containing protein — MTLKKYQKWVSFFYKKRGWYELNPFIRANFLAEETGEVARAIRAIEIGRDRPDERKKSESELIDDLKEELGDVLDNVFILADKYDIQIEDILQSHQEKLEARFSEK, encoded by the coding sequence ATGACACTAAAAAAATACCAAAAATGGGTCAGTTTTTTTTATAAGAAAAGAGGCTGGTACGAGCTGAATCCTTTTATTCGAGCTAACTTTTTAGCGGAAGAAACAGGAGAAGTAGCCAGAGCGATTCGTGCTATTGAGATTGGTCGTGATCGACCCGATGAGCGTAAAAAAAGTGAGTCGGAGCTAATTGATGATTTAAAAGAAGAGCTGGGGGACGTGTTAGATAACGTCTTTATTTTAGCAGATAAATATGATATTCAAATTGAAGACATCCTTCAAAGTCATCAAGAAAAATTAGAAGCAAGGTTTAGTGAGAAATAG
- a CDS encoding DNA topology modulation protein produces MEKIIIIGSPGAGKSTFSFKLQEKTGLPLYHLDKLFWKPGWVLSEREEQIAIQKDLFKKKQWIIDGNYGGTLEMRIEACDTIFFIDTPRWRCMYHVLKRNKQYKNTSRPDMNEGCPEKIDLDFLKWTWNFKHKQRVDLIKQVNGAYRHKQVIVLKNQKEINDYLKGKKRD; encoded by the coding sequence ATGGAAAAAATTATTATTATTGGTTCACCTGGTGCTGGAAAATCAACATTTTCATTCAAACTACAAGAAAAAACAGGACTCCCTTTGTATCACTTAGATAAATTGTTTTGGAAACCTGGTTGGGTTTTATCTGAGCGAGAAGAACAAATTGCGATTCAAAAAGATTTATTTAAAAAGAAACAGTGGATTATCGATGGAAATTATGGTGGAACACTTGAGATGCGCATTGAGGCTTGTGATACGATTTTTTTCATTGATACACCGAGATGGCGCTGTATGTACCACGTATTGAAACGAAACAAGCAATACAAAAACACCTCCCGCCCCGATATGAATGAAGGATGTCCTGAAAAAATTGATTTGGACTTTTTAAAATGGACGTGGAACTTCAAACATAAACAACGCGTTGATTTGATAAAACAAGTCAACGGAGCATATCGACACAAACAAGTGATTGTTTTAAAAAATCAAAAAGAGATCAACGATTACTTAAAAGGTAAAAAAAGAGACTAG
- a CDS encoding PepSY domain-containing protein, producing MLKNKKNNKEFYQHGLSTGIGIGLTVGTIAGAAISYWYKKNQTLSADDILEKVKADFLQEGPIEGSWIHFKKEPLQKFAVKSKIYTGGISRIEDGELAQYEFVADAYTGSIIDIYRL from the coding sequence ATGCTTAAAAATAAAAAAAACAATAAAGAATTTTATCAACATGGTTTATCAACTGGTATTGGTATCGGCTTAACCGTTGGTACAATCGCAGGCGCTGCCATTTCTTATTGGTACAAAAAAAATCAAACTTTATCTGCCGATGATATTTTAGAAAAAGTTAAAGCCGATTTCTTACAAGAAGGCCCGATTGAAGGATCATGGATTCACTTCAAAAAAGAACCTTTACAAAAATTTGCTGTTAAATCAAAAATTTACACTGGTGGCATTTCACGAATCGAAGACGGCGAATTAGCCCAATACGAATTTGTTGCTGATGCTTACACTGGTAGTATCATCGATATTTACCGTCTGTGA
- the pepA gene encoding glutamyl aminopeptidase, which produces MDDKLFNRIKQLTEIQSTSGFEGNMRDVMTKEMTPLVDKIEYDGLGGVFGIKKSKVENAPRIMLASHMDEVGFMLAQILDSGLFRVVPLGGWNPYVVSAQRFTLQTKKGNYPVISSSVPPHLLRGTDGQKAVDVSDILFDAGFSSKEEAEKFGVRPGDAIVPDSETIKTANGERIIAKAWDNRYGCTLVLDVLEELKGKDLPNTLIAGANVQEEVGLRGAKVSTNKFKPDLFFAVDCSPANDLDGKKDANGRLDGGFLLRIFDPGMIMLPRLREYIVETADAKEIPYQNFVSKGGTDAGAAHLANDGVPSAVIGVPGRYIHTHQTMFSIKDYEAAKAMVMELLTSLDRETVDTIIYGK; this is translated from the coding sequence ATGGATGATAAATTATTTAATCGAATCAAACAATTAACAGAAATTCAAAGCACAAGTGGTTTTGAAGGGAATATGCGAGATGTCATGACTAAAGAAATGACACCCCTTGTTGATAAAATCGAATACGACGGATTAGGTGGCGTATTTGGGATTAAAAAAAGTAAAGTAGAAAATGCCCCTCGCATTATGCTAGCTTCACACATGGACGAAGTTGGGTTTATGTTAGCCCAAATTTTAGATAGCGGCTTGTTCCGTGTGGTTCCTTTAGGTGGTTGGAATCCATACGTGGTTTCAGCACAACGTTTTACCCTACAAACTAAAAAAGGAAATTATCCTGTGATTTCTTCATCAGTACCACCCCATTTATTACGTGGAACAGATGGTCAAAAAGCAGTAGACGTTTCAGATATTTTATTTGATGCAGGTTTTTCTTCAAAAGAAGAAGCTGAAAAATTTGGCGTAAGACCAGGAGATGCGATTGTTCCAGATTCTGAAACAATTAAAACAGCTAATGGTGAACGTATTATTGCTAAAGCTTGGGATAACCGTTACGGCTGTACCTTAGTTTTAGATGTGTTAGAAGAATTAAAAGGTAAAGACTTACCAAATACATTAATAGCAGGGGCAAACGTTCAAGAAGAAGTCGGTTTACGTGGCGCGAAAGTTTCAACAAACAAATTCAAACCAGATTTATTCTTTGCGGTAGATTGCTCACCTGCCAATGATTTAGACGGTAAAAAAGATGCTAACGGTCGTTTAGACGGTGGTTTCTTATTACGTATCTTTGATCCAGGCATGATTATGTTACCTCGCTTAAGAGAATATATTGTGGAAACTGCCGATGCTAAAGAGATTCCATATCAAAACTTTGTTTCAAAAGGTGGAACAGATGCTGGTGCGGCTCATTTAGCTAACGATGGTGTTCCTAGTGCGGTAATTGGTGTTCCAGGACGCTACATCCATACACATCAAACAATGTTTAGTATTAAAGATTATGAAGCAGCTAAAGCCATGGTAATGGAGTTATTAACTTCATTAGACCGTGAAACAGTAGACACTATTATTTACGGAAAGTAG
- a CDS encoding thioredoxin family protein — protein sequence MIIPTSLEEIANDIETKKTILFFTADWCGDCVFIKPHMPEIEAAFPELNFVQIDRDDYIELCQKWDVFGIPSFIAVDNGKEIGRFVSKDRKTKEEIINFLKTL from the coding sequence ATGATTATACCAACGTCCTTAGAAGAAATTGCCAATGACATTGAAACAAAAAAAACAATTTTATTCTTTACCGCAGACTGGTGTGGGGATTGCGTCTTCATCAAACCGCACATGCCAGAAATCGAAGCAGCGTTCCCTGAACTTAATTTTGTTCAGATTGATCGTGATGATTATATTGAACTTTGTCAAAAGTGGGATGTTTTTGGTATTCCAAGTTTTATCGCTGTAGATAATGGCAAAGAAATTGGTCGCTTTGTAAGTAAAGACCGCAAAACCAAAGAAGAGATTATTAATTTCTTAAAAACATTATAG
- a CDS encoding universal stress protein: MESQEYDSILVGTDGSDQAKLAFEKAIAVAKRNNAKVVVAHIIENKLYGGTMSFSTFTPDLVQAESDESRSLLDSYVEEAKKLGYDNVETVLEFGSPKIMMSKELPEKYGTDLIMVGQSGLNAVERLVMGSVSDHIIRTAPCDVLIVRPE; this comes from the coding sequence ATTGAATCACAAGAGTACGATTCTATACTAGTCGGAACTGATGGTAGTGACCAAGCAAAATTAGCCTTTGAAAAAGCAATTGCAGTAGCTAAAAGAAACAACGCTAAAGTTGTTGTGGCTCATATTATTGAGAACAAATTATATGGTGGGACAATGTCATTTTCAACATTTACGCCAGATTTAGTTCAAGCTGAATCAGACGAATCAAGAAGTTTACTTGATAGCTATGTGGAAGAAGCTAAAAAATTAGGCTATGATAACGTTGAAACTGTCTTAGAATTTGGTTCACCAAAAATCATGATGTCTAAAGAATTACCAGAAAAATATGGTACAGATTTAATCATGGTCGGTCAGTCAGGACTTAACGCTGTGGAAAGATTAGTCATGGGTAGTGTGAGTGATCATATCATCCGAACTGCTCCCTGTGATGTTTTAATTGTAAGACCAGAATAA
- the ytpR gene encoding YtpR family tRNA-binding protein: MITSYNVKGVGDTLIIILSNSEGKEVEAIRKGDVACVTLKETGDIVGWNIFSASHKITNLVGDGQVQLSPSQITELNLAVKEAGFDAEFTADNSPKFVVGFVKECEKHQDSDHLNITKIIVDNEEELQIVCGAPNIAQGMKVVVAKVGAMMPDGMLIWPGELRGVKSDGMVCSARELGLENAPAKKGILELPETAKVGKAFNFNITINE; the protein is encoded by the coding sequence ATGATAACTAGTTATAATGTAAAAGGTGTTGGCGATACGCTGATCATCATTTTAAGTAATTCAGAAGGTAAAGAAGTCGAAGCAATCAGAAAAGGTGACGTGGCGTGTGTCACACTGAAAGAAACTGGAGATATTGTAGGTTGGAATATTTTTTCAGCTTCTCACAAAATCACCAATTTAGTTGGAGATGGACAAGTTCAATTGTCACCTTCACAAATCACTGAATTGAATTTAGCTGTGAAAGAAGCAGGATTTGATGCTGAATTTACGGCAGATAACTCACCAAAATTTGTCGTAGGTTTTGTTAAAGAGTGTGAGAAACATCAAGATTCAGATCATTTAAACATTACTAAAATTATTGTGGATAATGAGGAAGAATTACAAATCGTTTGTGGCGCTCCTAATATTGCTCAAGGTATGAAAGTCGTTGTAGCAAAAGTTGGGGCAATGATGCCTGATGGGATGCTCATTTGGCCGGGTGAATTACGTGGTGTTAAGAGTGATGGTATGGTTTGTTCTGCTCGTGAGTTAGGTTTAGAAAATGCGCCTGCTAAAAAAGGCATTTTAGAATTACCAGAAACAGCCAAAGTTGGAAAGGCATTTAACTTTAATATCACAATCAATGAATAA